In the Flavisolibacter tropicus genome, one interval contains:
- a CDS encoding SusC/RagA family TonB-linked outer membrane protein, whose product MRKLKALLLVGLLFGLQTVWAQSQVTGRVTDAGGSPIAGVTVSIKNTKNATVTDAEGAFSINAPAKSTLVFTYVGYQTLERQVSGNNVSVQLSQGENALSEVVVVAYGTQKKESFTGSISTIKSDVIKERPVSSFDKALQGAAAGVTVQSVSGQPGAATTVRIRGVGSFSASSSPLYVVDGVAITTGDFTQSAQTANVLSTLNPSDIESISVLKDASAASLYGSRAANGVIVITTKRGRSGKTKINVSGSQGWSSIAVDKHDVMTTQQYFKYWWDYYYATRIAAGDAPATAATKANASTITNLSANPYNNANPYDANGNLNSGVNALYDNNWTDAATRQGLTKDYGINLSGGNDKTKFFISGNYFNQKGIVLASDFKRYSARVNVENQTTDYLKLGVSSTLAYTDQNTPPGAGGAANPIRFADIVSNVYPLYRLDAAGAPIVDPTGGFVYNYRTPVVFDYNPVGLAKKNIYNAQTARAILNSFAEISFLKDFKFKTQGGVDFIDLLETQYYNPTNGDGSGVKGRTNKYAPRDLTLTLTNTLAYDKTFGIHGVNVLLGQEAIKMRYDNLIAGATGFPGEGIVELGAAATPSQAFSQVTEKRIASYFSRVNYSLLDRYFVSGSVRRDGSSVFGSDNRNGTFWSAGAAWRISKENFLNGVDWVNDLKLRGSIGISGNDNIARYGRLDLYSIGNSYGGSAGTSYSQLGNPGLQWEANKVKEIGVEFGLFKRVKGEVSYFERGSSGILFDKPLSYTTGFSTILTNLANMKNYGVEGMVDVRVLDKKDFNWNVSLNMTSYKNRIQKMTTDSIIQGNLRWKVGSDRYQYYMREWAGVDPADGKPMWYMNEVATGKKITTKDWNAASRYENGSSLPKFFGGITNKFEYKGFDATVFVFFNVGGKIYDFTLSQQMHGGANRGQTLANQSFNAWKKAGDVTDVPRFVDRNTDLGNNASTRFLFDGSYARLKNLNIGYTLPKSVLDRAKISNARFYIQAENYFTWAKHKGMDPEVGIDGTNNNDIPNIKTLTVGLNLGL is encoded by the coding sequence ATGAGGAAATTAAAAGCTCTACTGCTTGTAGGGTTACTTTTTGGGCTACAAACCGTATGGGCACAAAGTCAAGTAACCGGGCGGGTTACCGATGCTGGAGGCTCTCCAATAGCGGGCGTAACCGTCTCAATCAAAAACACAAAAAATGCAACTGTAACAGACGCTGAAGGTGCTTTTTCGATCAATGCACCGGCCAAGAGCACGTTGGTCTTTACCTATGTTGGGTATCAGACATTGGAAAGACAGGTTTCTGGTAACAACGTAAGCGTTCAATTAAGCCAAGGTGAAAATGCATTAAGCGAGGTGGTAGTGGTGGCTTATGGAACACAGAAAAAAGAGTCCTTTACAGGTTCTATCTCCACGATCAAATCGGATGTTATTAAAGAAAGACCGGTCAGCTCTTTTGATAAAGCACTGCAAGGTGCTGCTGCTGGTGTAACCGTTCAAAGCGTATCCGGCCAGCCGGGTGCCGCCACGACTGTAAGAATCCGTGGTGTGGGATCGTTTTCTGCTTCCAGTTCACCGCTATATGTAGTAGACGGAGTAGCCATTACTACTGGCGATTTTACCCAGTCTGCGCAAACAGCGAATGTGCTTTCTACCTTAAACCCCAGTGATATTGAATCCATATCTGTTTTGAAGGATGCCTCTGCAGCTTCTTTATATGGCTCTCGCGCTGCTAATGGTGTAATCGTTATCACTACTAAAAGAGGCCGTTCTGGTAAAACAAAAATTAATGTTTCTGGTAGCCAAGGTTGGTCTTCTATTGCCGTTGACAAGCACGATGTAATGACCACACAGCAGTATTTTAAATACTGGTGGGATTATTATTATGCTACTCGTATTGCTGCAGGCGATGCTCCTGCCACAGCAGCTACCAAGGCTAATGCAAGTACCATTACCAATCTTAGCGCTAATCCTTATAATAATGCCAATCCATATGATGCAAACGGCAACCTGAATTCAGGTGTAAATGCCTTGTATGACAACAACTGGACAGACGCTGCAACCAGGCAGGGTTTGACAAAAGATTACGGCATCAACCTTTCGGGTGGAAATGATAAAACAAAGTTTTTCATTTCTGGAAACTACTTTAACCAAAAAGGTATCGTTCTGGCCTCAGACTTCAAACGCTATTCTGCGCGTGTAAACGTGGAAAACCAAACCACTGATTATTTGAAGTTAGGTGTAAGTTCTACGTTGGCCTATACCGATCAAAACACACCTCCGGGTGCAGGTGGTGCGGCTAACCCTATCCGCTTTGCCGATATCGTGTCTAACGTTTATCCTTTGTATCGTTTGGATGCTGCAGGAGCTCCCATTGTTGATCCTACCGGTGGGTTTGTATACAACTACAGAACGCCAGTTGTGTTTGATTACAACCCGGTGGGGCTGGCTAAGAAAAACATTTACAATGCCCAAACCGCCCGTGCTATTTTAAATTCTTTTGCAGAAATAAGCTTCTTAAAAGATTTCAAGTTTAAAACGCAAGGCGGTGTAGACTTTATTGACCTACTTGAGACACAATACTATAACCCTACCAATGGTGATGGCTCTGGTGTAAAGGGAAGAACCAATAAATATGCGCCTAGAGATCTGACGCTGACATTGACCAATACATTAGCTTACGATAAAACATTTGGCATTCATGGTGTAAATGTGTTATTGGGTCAGGAAGCTATTAAAATGCGTTATGATAACCTGATAGCCGGAGCAACTGGCTTTCCGGGTGAAGGCATTGTAGAACTGGGTGCTGCGGCTACGCCTTCTCAGGCTTTCTCGCAGGTGACTGAGAAGAGAATTGCCTCTTATTTCTCAAGAGTAAACTACAGCCTTTTAGACCGCTACTTTGTTTCTGGTAGTGTAAGACGTGATGGATCGTCTGTTTTTGGATCGGACAACCGAAATGGTACGTTTTGGTCGGCAGGTGCGGCCTGGCGTATTTCAAAGGAGAACTTCCTTAACGGTGTTGACTGGGTAAACGATCTGAAGCTGAGAGGAAGTATTGGTATCAGTGGTAATGATAACATTGCCCGATATGGACGTTTAGACCTTTACAGCATTGGTAACAGCTATGGAGGCAGTGCCGGTACCAGCTATTCTCAACTGGGCAACCCTGGCTTACAGTGGGAAGCCAACAAGGTAAAAGAGATAGGCGTTGAATTTGGTTTATTCAAAAGAGTGAAGGGTGAAGTGAGCTATTTTGAAAGAGGCTCTAGCGGTATCCTGTTTGACAAACCACTTTCTTACACAACTGGTTTCTCAACGATCCTGACCAACCTGGCTAACATGAAGAACTACGGTGTAGAAGGTATGGTGGATGTAAGAGTATTAGATAAGAAAGACTTCAACTGGAATGTGTCCTTGAACATGACTTCTTATAAAAACAGAATCCAAAAAATGACCACGGATTCTATTATTCAGGGTAACCTGCGCTGGAAAGTGGGAAGTGACAGATACCAATACTATATGCGCGAGTGGGCGGGTGTTGATCCTGCTGACGGCAAACCAATGTGGTATATGAATGAAGTGGCTACTGGCAAAAAAATCACGACAAAGGATTGGAATGCGGCTAGCCGTTATGAAAACGGATCCTCTTTACCAAAGTTCTTTGGTGGTATTACCAACAAGTTTGAATACAAAGGCTTTGATGCTACCGTATTTGTATTCTTTAACGTAGGTGGTAAAATCTACGACTTTACCTTGTCTCAGCAAATGCATGGTGGTGCTAACCGAGGTCAAACCTTGGCTAATCAAAGCTTTAATGCCTGGAAGAAGGCAGGCGATGTTACAGACGTGCCACGCTTTGTTGATAGAAATACCGACTTAGGTAATAATGCTTCAACCCGCTTCTTATTTGACGGTTCCTATGCTCGTTTGAAGAACCTTAACATAGGTTATACTTTGCCGAAGTCGGTATTGGACAGAGCAAAGATTTCAAACGCTCGCTTTTATATTCAGGCAGAAAACTATTTTACCTGGGCGAAACATAAGGGCATGGACCCAGAGGTTGGTATAGACGGTACTAACAACAACGATATCCCTAATATCAAAACTTTAACCGTAGGTCTGAATCTTGGCTTATAA
- a CDS encoding RagB/SusD family nutrient uptake outer membrane protein, producing the protein MKRSLFYILFAGMVFSGCKKDFLETKPTTSIDAPDAFSTPDKVTAAMNGLYDLMTLSTFTNHIMLTTDIKGGDMLVVSTGNYSRFVTEYQFLQSPTAGYGTQFWRDGFRLISNTNQAIKNLPTAPISDAQKNDFLAEARMIRAWGNYQLVRLFGQPYSVAPTSLGIPKLETPIGEKDPTPARATVKEIYDFIVADLTFAATNLSSTRNSVFRVTKNAAYGMLARVYLDMEQWKLASDNAKLARAGFSLAPGADLLKGFVDPTSEWIWGLDYRSDDNSGYLQVASFQEPYDIGYSTFRATSTFFNLFAADDIRKKLFYVNETKVATYEGDALQRDKPMISRDGYLMNKFYFRSAWDLDVPLMRSAEMYLIEAEAEAELGNTVPAQTALYAVQKRSIPTAVISANTGNALKAEIQVERRKELFGEGFRFFDILRRKETLVRTSPEHWAPLTLAPGAQKNILPIPQSEREVSGLPQNPGYN; encoded by the coding sequence ATGAAAAGGTCACTGTTTTATATACTGTTTGCGGGTATGGTCTTTTCCGGATGTAAGAAAGACTTTCTGGAAACAAAGCCTACCACATCTATAGATGCACCTGATGCATTCTCTACACCAGATAAGGTGACAGCCGCTATGAATGGGCTGTACGATCTGATGACATTATCTACGTTTACGAATCATATCATGTTGACCACCGATATTAAGGGTGGCGATATGCTGGTGGTTAGTACAGGTAACTACAGCCGGTTTGTTACTGAATATCAGTTTTTGCAAAGTCCAACGGCTGGATATGGTACCCAGTTCTGGAGAGATGGTTTCCGCTTGATCTCTAACACGAACCAAGCCATTAAAAACTTGCCAACTGCGCCAATTAGTGATGCCCAGAAAAATGATTTCCTGGCTGAAGCCAGAATGATCAGGGCCTGGGGCAACTATCAACTGGTACGTTTGTTTGGCCAGCCGTATTCTGTAGCACCAACTAGCTTGGGTATTCCAAAATTAGAAACACCAATTGGTGAAAAAGATCCAACACCAGCACGTGCAACGGTAAAGGAGATCTATGATTTTATAGTAGCCGACTTAACTTTTGCAGCTACCAACTTGTCAAGTACCAGAAACAGCGTTTTCCGTGTTACTAAAAATGCAGCCTATGGTATGTTAGCCCGGGTATACCTGGACATGGAGCAATGGAAGCTAGCTAGTGATAACGCCAAGTTAGCCCGGGCAGGTTTTAGCCTGGCTCCAGGAGCTGATTTATTAAAAGGCTTTGTTGATCCTACTTCTGAATGGATCTGGGGTTTGGATTACCGCTCCGACGACAACTCTGGTTACCTGCAGGTGGCTTCTTTCCAGGAGCCCTATGATATTGGCTATAGCACATTTAGAGCTACTTCAACTTTCTTTAATCTTTTCGCGGCAGATGATATTCGCAAGAAGTTATTCTATGTGAATGAAACAAAAGTAGCGACTTACGAAGGCGATGCGCTGCAAAGAGATAAGCCAATGATCAGCAGAGATGGCTACCTGATGAATAAATTTTATTTCCGTTCCGCCTGGGATTTGGATGTGCCTTTGATGCGTTCGGCTGAAATGTACCTGATTGAAGCAGAAGCTGAAGCTGAGCTGGGAAATACAGTACCTGCACAAACGGCACTTTATGCCGTTCAGAAAAGATCAATTCCTACTGCCGTTATTTCTGCCAATACGGGTAATGCCTTGAAAGCAGAAATTCAGGTAGAAAGAAGAAAAGAGTTGTTTGGTGAAGGCTTCCGTTTCTTTGATATTTTAAGAAGAAAAGAAACATTGGTTAGAACCAGCCCCGAGCATTGGGCTCCATTAACCCTGGCTCCCGGTGCACAAAAAAATATCTTACCGATTCCACAAAGTGAGCGCGAGGTAAGCGGGCTGCCACAGAACCCCGGATATAACTAA
- a CDS encoding metallophosphoesterase family protein gives MKRWKGMVAVMLLTLASCKDLFQYSPNEIRLEEDETSINLKNIPRIEALPQKDTLKFVLIGDSQRFYDQTADFVTTINQRNDISFVVLAGDISDFGLSQEFKWVHREMKKLKMPYVGVIGNHDMLANGRLVFNEMYGPENFAFTCNDTRLICLNTNSREVGFDGSLPNLSWLNTELKQAASFKNVFVISHVPPFDHKDFDTNLEQPYANTLATYPNVLASLHAHEHHLSRSRPYENGMEYYVTATVKKRMYSVVTVWDHQYKIEEVEF, from the coding sequence ATGAAAAGGTGGAAAGGCATGGTGGCTGTTATGCTATTAACATTAGCGAGTTGTAAAGACCTGTTTCAGTATAGCCCCAATGAAATACGGTTAGAAGAGGATGAAACAAGTATCAATTTGAAAAACATCCCAAGGATTGAGGCGTTGCCACAGAAGGACACACTTAAGTTTGTTCTCATTGGCGACTCGCAGCGTTTTTATGATCAAACAGCTGACTTTGTAACAACCATCAATCAAAGAAATGATATCAGCTTTGTAGTGTTAGCAGGTGATATATCTGACTTTGGTTTAAGCCAGGAATTTAAGTGGGTACATCGGGAAATGAAAAAGCTGAAAATGCCATATGTAGGTGTCATTGGCAACCACGATATGCTGGCCAATGGCCGATTGGTATTTAACGAAATGTACGGGCCTGAAAATTTTGCTTTTACGTGCAATGATACCCGGTTGATTTGCCTGAATACAAACTCACGAGAGGTGGGCTTTGATGGCTCTCTTCCCAATCTATCCTGGTTGAATACGGAATTGAAACAAGCAGCTTCCTTTAAAAATGTGTTTGTGATTTCTCATGTGCCTCCTTTTGATCATAAAGATTTTGATACAAACCTGGAGCAGCCTTATGCAAATACACTAGCCACCTATCCCAATGTACTGGCTTCTCTTCACGCGCATGAACATCACCTAAGCCGTTCGCGGCCTTATGAAAATGGTATGGAATATTATGTAACCGCCACGGTTAAAAAGCGAATGTATTCAGTGGTAACGGTTTGGGATCATCAATATAAAATTGAAGAAGTTGAGTTCTAA
- a CDS encoding Rne/Rng family ribonuclease yields the protein MNKELIINAAPHGVDIALLEDKKLVELHTEKVDARFAVGDLYLGKVKKLIPGLNAAFVDVGHEKDAFLHYTDLSPYARSLLKFTQQAINDRSPEGFDFAQFPNEPEIIKTGKINEVLNGKPNILVQILKEPIAAKGPRLSCEISLPGRFVVLTPFNDIVAVSRKIHSAEERKRLQRIIESIKQKNFGVIVRTAAEGKNTAELHEDLSELVATWKTIQKNLQGAVAPAKILSEQTKTTSILRDLLNEDFNRIVTNDKGIYADAKSYIQKIAPEKADIVTLHANNGGMGVFDQYGITKQVKASFGKTVNLNSGAYIIIEHTEALHVIDVNSGYKSVSNNQEQNALETNMEAAEEIARQLRLRDIGGIIVVDFIDMKLPDNKKKLMEAMEGFMQPDRAKHAVLPISKFGLMQITRQRMKPEMNINTQEVCPSCHGTGKIASTLILEDEIEKNLNYLITHKHRNLTIMVNPIVHAYLTKGWLWSKAAKWKRKFKQTVTIKADTNYQLTEFRFFDQDGEEIKI from the coding sequence GTGAACAAAGAATTGATTATAAATGCAGCCCCGCACGGCGTGGACATTGCATTATTGGAAGATAAAAAACTTGTAGAGCTTCATACAGAAAAGGTAGATGCCCGCTTTGCAGTTGGCGATTTGTATTTGGGTAAAGTAAAGAAATTAATTCCCGGCTTAAACGCAGCTTTCGTTGATGTAGGCCATGAAAAGGATGCTTTTTTACACTATACCGATCTAAGCCCCTATGCCCGCTCTTTGCTGAAATTTACCCAACAGGCTATTAATGATCGTAGTCCTGAAGGGTTTGACTTTGCACAATTTCCCAATGAGCCAGAAATTATTAAAACCGGCAAGATCAATGAGGTTTTAAACGGCAAGCCTAACATTTTAGTTCAAATTTTAAAGGAACCCATCGCGGCCAAAGGCCCGCGCCTGAGCTGTGAGATCTCCTTACCAGGTCGTTTTGTAGTACTAACTCCTTTTAATGATATTGTAGCCGTATCGCGCAAGATCCACTCTGCTGAAGAGCGGAAGCGCTTGCAACGGATCATTGAATCCATCAAGCAAAAGAATTTCGGGGTTATTGTACGTACAGCGGCTGAAGGAAAAAATACAGCAGAGCTGCATGAAGACCTTTCAGAACTGGTAGCTACCTGGAAAACCATTCAAAAGAATTTGCAAGGCGCAGTAGCTCCTGCCAAGATACTGAGTGAGCAAACTAAGACCACTTCGATCTTAAGGGACTTGCTGAATGAAGACTTCAACCGCATTGTAACTAACGACAAAGGCATTTATGCCGATGCCAAGAGCTATATTCAAAAGATAGCCCCGGAAAAAGCCGACATTGTAACCCTGCATGCCAACAATGGTGGCATGGGTGTCTTTGACCAGTATGGTATTACCAAACAGGTAAAGGCTTCTTTTGGTAAAACCGTGAACCTGAACAGTGGCGCCTATATTATTATTGAGCACACAGAGGCCTTACACGTAATTGATGTAAACAGCGGCTACAAGAGTGTTAGTAATAATCAGGAACAAAACGCCCTGGAAACCAATATGGAAGCGGCGGAAGAAATTGCCCGCCAATTGCGCCTGCGCGATATTGGGGGAATTATTGTGGTAGACTTCATTGATATGAAACTGCCCGATAACAAAAAGAAATTAATGGAAGCGATGGAAGGGTTTATGCAGCCCGACCGCGCTAAACATGCCGTTCTTCCTATTTCCAAATTTGGCCTGATGCAAATTACGCGGCAGCGTATGAAGCCGGAAATGAACATCAACACCCAAGAGGTGTGTCCAAGCTGTCATGGTACCGGTAAGATTGCTTCTACACTGATCCTGGAAGATGAGATTGAAAAGAACCTCAACTACCTGATCACTCATAAACACCGCAACCTGACCATCATGGTCAATCCAATTGTACATGCCTACCTGACAAAAGGTTGGCTGTGGAGCAAAGCGGCTAAGTGGAAACGTAAGTTCAAACAAACCGTTACCATAAAGGCTGATACCAATTACCAATTGACCGAATTCCGGTTCTTTGACCAAGACGGTGAAGAAATCAAAATATAG
- a CDS encoding tetratricopeptide repeat protein, which produces MKRPQLITAGIAVFLTITLYAVTQDKIFGHNPKTPTGSQQADSHAGHDHAQDEQLSVDSILHHAKENLTAEQLTRISFLESSVTRGDVGEQKMHIYHQLAKFWRDTARIFEPYAWYTAEAARLENSEKSLTFAAHLFLNNLRFEKSPLVQHWKGEQAKDLFERSLKLNPNNDSSQVALGATLLYGGLSESPMEAIMKIRQVVERDSTNIYAQMTLGEASMMSGQLDKAIERFKRVTQLQPNNLEALLYLADVYERKNDKKEAAAWYQRSLPFIQIPELKQEVEKRVKDLLK; this is translated from the coding sequence ATGAAAAGACCACAGTTGATAACAGCAGGGATTGCTGTTTTTTTGACCATCACATTATATGCTGTCACTCAGGACAAAATATTTGGTCATAACCCAAAAACACCTACCGGTAGTCAGCAGGCTGATAGCCATGCCGGGCACGATCATGCCCAGGACGAGCAGCTATCTGTAGATAGCATCTTGCACCATGCCAAGGAAAACCTTACGGCAGAGCAGCTGACCCGCATTAGTTTTTTAGAGAGCAGCGTCACCCGCGGCGATGTGGGTGAGCAGAAAATGCACATCTACCACCAGCTGGCAAAGTTCTGGCGCGACACCGCCCGCATCTTTGAACCATACGCCTGGTACACCGCCGAGGCCGCGCGGTTGGAAAATTCAGAAAAATCCCTCACCTTTGCAGCCCATTTGTTTTTAAACAATCTGCGGTTTGAAAAAAGTCCTCTGGTTCAACACTGGAAAGGCGAACAAGCCAAAGATCTTTTTGAACGTTCTTTGAAGCTCAACCCGAATAATGATTCCTCTCAGGTAGCCCTGGGCGCCACACTGTTGTATGGCGGCCTTTCAGAAAGCCCGATGGAAGCCATTATGAAGATTCGCCAGGTAGTAGAGCGCGACTCTACCAATATTTACGCCCAGATGACTTTAGGAGAAGCCTCCATGATGTCTGGACAATTGGATAAAGCTATTGAGCGTTTTAAAAGGGTAACACAACTACAGCCTAATAATCTGGAAGCATTATTATACCTGGCAGATGTGTATGAGCGGAAAAATGATAAGAAGGAAGCAGCGGCCTGGTACCAGCGCAGTTTACCTTTTATTCAAATACCGGAACTCAAACAAGAAGTTGAAAAACGAGTGAAAGATTTACTTAAATAA
- a CDS encoding HU family DNA-binding protein, whose translation MRKADLVNQISEKTGIPKVDVLVTLESMFKEIKDSLSKGENIYIRGFGSFITKKRAAKIGRNIKKNIAVHIPEHQIPAFKPAKEFVAEVKKTTVVE comes from the coding sequence ATGAGAAAAGCTGATCTAGTCAACCAGATTTCGGAAAAAACCGGCATTCCCAAGGTCGATGTATTAGTAACTCTTGAGTCCATGTTTAAAGAGATCAAGGACTCTCTTTCTAAGGGTGAAAACATCTATATCCGGGGCTTTGGATCGTTTATCACAAAAAAACGTGCCGCCAAAATTGGACGCAATATCAAGAAAAATATTGCCGTTCACATTCCTGAACATCAAATCCCTGCCTTTAAGCCTGCAAAAGAGTTTGTAGCTGAAGTGAAGAAAACAACTGTAGTAGAATAA
- the mutY gene encoding A/G-specific adenine glycosylase, translated as MGKTKSTAKNGEKDLGRAFAKGLLQWNRQENSREMPWKGEADPYKIWLSEIILQQTRVEQGWKYYERFIQTFPTITDLAAAPDQAIFKLWEGLGYYSRCRNLIATARFIATERNGIFPDTYGEILALKGVGPYTAAAIASFAYNAPYAVLDGNVFRVLSRIYALEQPIDTTEGKKVFSQLAQEQLPEKQAAAYNQAIMDFGAVICKPVPNCSQCFFQEQCQAFLGNKQALLPIKSKKTQIRERWFHYIVLQYGNAVAIQHRTAKDIWQNLYQPLLIEADKKLNKNEVLLQLEHSYGIRPAQYEVISAAVNLTQKLSHQTIHFSFIHLEVKKKPQLEGFQWVVKNELERYPFPKTLQQFLSKN; from the coding sequence ATGGGAAAAACAAAAAGCACCGCTAAAAACGGAGAAAAAGACTTGGGACGCGCCTTTGCCAAGGGTTTGTTACAATGGAACCGCCAGGAAAATAGCCGCGAAATGCCCTGGAAAGGAGAAGCTGATCCGTATAAAATTTGGTTGAGCGAAATCATTTTACAACAAACCCGGGTAGAGCAGGGGTGGAAATATTATGAACGCTTTATACAAACGTTTCCAACTATAACTGATCTGGCTGCTGCGCCTGATCAGGCCATTTTTAAATTATGGGAAGGGCTGGGGTATTATTCGCGGTGTAGAAACCTTATTGCTACTGCCCGCTTTATTGCCACCGAGCGCAATGGCATTTTTCCGGATACCTATGGAGAAATACTAGCCTTAAAAGGAGTGGGGCCTTATACCGCTGCTGCTATTGCCTCATTTGCTTATAATGCACCATACGCTGTGCTGGATGGCAATGTGTTCCGGGTGCTTTCCCGCATATATGCCCTGGAACAGCCCATAGATACTACTGAAGGAAAAAAAGTTTTTTCGCAGTTAGCGCAGGAGCAGCTGCCGGAAAAACAAGCCGCGGCCTATAACCAGGCTATCATGGACTTTGGCGCTGTTATCTGTAAGCCTGTGCCCAATTGCTCCCAATGTTTTTTCCAGGAGCAATGCCAGGCATTTTTGGGCAACAAACAGGCCTTGCTGCCCATCAAAAGCAAGAAGACGCAGATACGTGAACGTTGGTTTCACTACATTGTTCTTCAATACGGAAATGCGGTGGCCATACAGCACCGTACCGCTAAAGATATTTGGCAGAACCTTTATCAACCCCTGTTGATTGAAGCCGATAAAAAACTAAATAAAAACGAAGTGCTGCTGCAATTAGAGCATAGTTATGGCATTCGGCCTGCGCAATATGAAGTCATTAGCGCTGCCGTAAACCTTACACAAAAGCTTTCTCACCAAACCATTCATTTTTCTTTTATCCATTTAGAAGTTAAAAAAAAGCCGCAACTAGAAGGTTTTCAATGGGTTGTTAAAAATGAATTAGAGCGTTATCCCTTTCCTAAAACCTTACAGCAATTCTTAAGTAAAAATTAG
- a CDS encoding single-stranded DNA-binding protein — MRGVNRVMLIGNLGKDPDVQFLEGNIAVAKFPLATTETFKDRSGKLVSQTEWHTVVLWRGLAELAQKYLHKGSLVYIEGRLRTRSWEDKEANRKFATEVVGDNLIMLDKRTEGNHGAAMSGQTESGGMEGINVPPPLDENEDLSF, encoded by the coding sequence ATGAGAGGCGTAAACAGAGTTATGCTTATTGGCAACTTAGGTAAAGATCCGGATGTACAGTTTTTAGAAGGTAATATTGCTGTTGCAAAATTTCCGCTGGCCACCACCGAAACCTTTAAAGATCGTTCAGGCAAATTGGTATCCCAAACCGAATGGCATACCGTAGTATTGTGGCGAGGATTGGCCGAACTGGCCCAGAAGTACCTGCACAAGGGCAGCTTGGTCTATATAGAAGGCCGACTGCGTACCCGCAGCTGGGAAGACAAAGAGGCTAACCGAAAGTTTGCTACCGAGGTGGTTGGTGATAACCTCATTATGCTAGACAAGCGCACCGAAGGTAATCATGGCGCCGCTATGAGCGGACAAACTGAATCAGGGGGTATGGAAGGAATAAACGTACCACCGCCGCTCGATGAGAATGAAGACTTATCTTTTTAA